ATAAGTGCTTTGGATTTGATAGTTCATTTTGGACGACCAAAGATGTACCTCTGTAGTTAGCATCTTTGTTAAGTGGAAATGTGTTAATTAGACCCTTTATGATTTGAATAAAAAAAAACTGATTCTATAAAAAATTATTGTGTATTATCTAAAAAAAAATACGTATAAGAATAAAGGTATTTTTTAAAGTATAAAATTACTCCCTACAttttaatttaagtgtcttattttaACTAGACACGTAGTTTAAGAAActaagaaagacttttgaatcttgtgattttaaattaaagatgtaCAGTGCTTTAATTCTTGTGTCTATAAATTTTGATGTTTGAATTATcaaagagacactctttttgggacatataaaaaaggaaaataagagaTTTATGACCCGTTTGGCAGTgagaatttttcatttttttccaaaaaattattttactttatttgaaaatcgaCGTTTGGCATGAaatcaagttgtatttggaatgtgaAAAACACTTAAAACCTAGATTTtactttttttcacttttttttttattatcaatacaTTCAAATAACTGTATATTATTTGTATTCTAAATAaactgaaaaatatttggttttcacgGCCAAACGCCAAGTtaaattaaaatgaaataaaaataattttgcatTCCTTTTTTAAGAATGGCgagggataaaaaaaaaaaaagaggaggaggaggatacGAGTGTTCTgatttaaaatttgaaaattttgaaaagcaATCGGCGCTTAGATGGTCCCACCTACTCATTTTATGCGCGCTTTTCAACTTAGTACCGTAACACTAACTGAAATAAAATTGTGAGAACTGAAGAGGCGATTTGCTTCACACCAAAAGCACTCACATTTGCTTTCTCATATGATTGCTACACTCAAAATGCTAACGGCCATGAATGAGCTGTAGAATCAGATTTAACATTTCACCACAGTAAAGGTAAAGATGCAATTCGATCCCCTTTTTTATTTTTGACTTTGAATTCCATTTAGAATGaataaatatttatcaaaattaaagataatggtcaaaaacacgcATGAGCtattttttttccgtgagtttcaCACCTCATTTATCAACTGTTCCATTTTGCTACCTGAACTATCACAATCTATGTATTAGAATACACCTAGTTGACTAGACGGTGATAATTCAGGTAGGAAATATAGAGATATGTTTGAATACAAACCTAAACTTGAGTTgtattttaatacatagatgataattgttcaggtaggaaaaaggaacaactgatagttgagttGAGGTGTGAAATTCGCGAAAAAAATGATGattcaggtgtgtttttgaccattaattCTTAAAACTAGTAATAactatttgtttgatcaattggtATTGGTTTGGATTGCAGAAAAATGGAGGCAGTGAAGAAAGCATATGCAGAGATAATTTTGAACATGGCAAAAGAGGCGGCAGCTCGTGTAATGACATCGGAGAAGAAAGCCCTTAAATATCAGCAGGATTTGCATTCCACGAAAGAGGAAGCCCTTCGAATGTTGCTTCGTTTGAAATCAATGACTGATGCTAAGGTAGTAACTTGACTTGTGAATATTCTATTAAGCTGCCTACTTGTTTGGTTGTTTTGAGTTTTGTTTGGTTTGATGACTTATCCTGTCTCTTTGTTTGTATTGAATTTAACTTTTGTTTCTGAAGCAACTTCTATACATTAAATGTCATTGTTATTAAAAcattggaaaaggattaaaatGCCCTTTAACGTATTAGAAATTGCTCAAAAATGCTGTCCTTTTACCTAATGGGTCAAATTTGCCCTCCTTCTGCCTGTTGGATAAAAAATGCCCAACATATTAGAAATGACTCAATTTTGCCCCTCCTTCCACCTATTTAAATCCAATAGGTGGTTTCTAATAATTTCAGGAAACTAAGTTCAATACTGGCTACGATATTGTTGCTTTCTTCAGCTTTGTCATGCTTTATATAATATTTTGCCATGGCTTCTTTACTTCCATTTTTCTTTTCCGGACTGCTTTGGGGGTAAGGTCTGAGTACACTCTATGCCCAGACCCcaattgtgggattacacttggTATGTTGCTGTACGTTCAATTACTGTGAAAAATGAACTTAAATTTTGGTATATTCGAGATATTCTACAAGATTAGATGCAGTTAAATGTGGTGTGCTTGACTTTTTGTGCTGTCTCTACTACGAAATTGAATGCTTTTTCAACAGGGACATTAGATTTTTCTTTGGGATATTCCAGAAGTTCTTTGTATAATGAGTGATCCATGAGTTTTATCTGTCTTTAAGACTATAGGAGAGTATTGGTATAGTTTTCTCCATCTCTTTTATTGTACAAGGCACTTGAACAAAGGTTTCTACCGTTAAACATTACAATTATTTGCTTCTGTTAGTTCTCACATGTTTTTAATTCAACCAATATATATTGCTGCTGTTATTTTGTGTGTTTTATTGTATATAGTCCTACTACCAGCTATACGATTGGTAGGTTTACTTCGATCATATAGCACTCTCTAAAAGATATGACCTTTATCGAATTCTAAATTTTGTTGAAAATGTTGTTTTATGATGGATAGAACTCATAACAGAGTGAGTGCTGTACCAGCAATATTTATCTCGAAAACATAGTAATTGTAAGTTGCACGCAACTAGTTGTGATGCAGAAGGAAAATAAGAGAAAAGTGGAAGAAATTTTTATAAAGACTTCATTGATTCCAAGACAAGAATTTAAAGCTTACTTCTTTTACAAATATAATCCATTTTCTATAACTAATGGAGTTAAACTACCACAAGTGCCACTAATTAAAATTGTGAGGTGCTAGTAATGTAGCTGGATATTGCTTCTTCCCTTCAGAAATTGGAGACTGGATCAGCATGCAACCAGATATTTTCTATATCTAAGTGAACTGGTATGAAGTGAATAGCTGAAACATTTAGTAAAATAATTGTAGTACATACATTTCTATACATTGGTTTTGTATTCTGGGAAGTGATTTTACTTGAAAGACATGATAGTATACCCTAGCAGGATGCTGATTCCCATATCTCAGTTTAAGAAAGTGGTCTGCCTAACCTTTAATGCAGACAACCGGAGCTGAGAGTTTGTCTCAAAATCAGCAAAGAAGAATTGATGAATTAGAAGCTCAGCTTAATGAAGCCGAACGGCTGATAATTGATCTTAGAGCAGAATTACGTGATTTGCATGAGCAGTTGAATGAGGCGAAGAATAAGCATTTCCATCACCTGAGACCACATGGAAAAGAGGATTTGGTTTGTCGCAACAATAACATGCCCAAGTCAAAGCTAAATAACAAATTAGCTGACATGTCAGACATAACATTGTGCAATTACTCAAAAGACAATCAAAATGAGCCAGAGATTTATCAAAATGGATGGTGTGCAGTGGAGATGAGCTTAGCAGATGAGAGTTTGCATTCTGGAGATGATCCAAGTTTTCCAATTGAAGTTACAAAGGTCACTGAACCAAGTGGACGAGATGCTGGAGCACACAGTGTGCCATCTTCTAAGAAATTAGACGATTTAGTTGACAAGGAACCAGTTAAAGGCCAAGCCTCTAAGCAGCGTCCCTATACTTTCAGAGGAAAAAGGCGAAGAAAGGCTCGATACGGCAAAACCAAAACTAGCTCTTGCTTATTGCCTGTTCGTCGTAGAAGCATTAGGAAAAGACGCGTCAATTACCTGACCGTTAGTTGTCCTGCATTATTGTCACACAGCTCCCATTCTAATCAGCCAATGAGACCTGGTCAGCAATGTCCATCTTTTTCTAATAGCAAGTCCAATACAGTAGAATGTACCGTGAAATCAACTAAATTAGGAGATGAAGGTGGTAGTGCAGAGGGTACTGGTGTTCAAGCGTTATCCTCGGATTTCAATGCAGAAAACAAGGTATGTAGGAATTTTGTATGTGCAGATAATGATGCACATGAGGACAAAGGGTTGATAGATGTTTCAGTGATGGTAGAGGAGGGTAATGGTAAACCATTGCTTAACTTTGGCATCTTACCAGTTGAATCTGTCCTTGGAGTCGCCAAAGAATCTGAAGGAAGTAAGGAATCACCTCTTCAAGGTAACAATAAGACGCATCTCAAGTATACGTTCAGCAGGAAACGTAAGAAGGATAACTTGTTAAACACAAATGAGAACCCTTATCCAGAAAGCTCAATGAAGAAAAGGTCTTCAGAGATAGAAAACATTGATCCAATATTGCAGGATTCAAAGTCAGTAAAAGATTCACCTTTAAGAAGTAAACAGTTGGTGCAGGTTGCTCGTCAGGTTAGTAATAGTAAAACTCAATTTCTATAGTCCATGCTATTTGCTCTGTGACATGAATTATGGTGTCAGTTTATACGTGTTCTGAACTTCTGATGACACATCTAAAATAAGTTTGAGATTTCGACATCCCAATGTATAAGCAAATCCCCTTGGAGCAAGTTAACAGAGTCATTTGATATAGACAAAAAGATCTTTTTGGAAGTAGTAGtgcttttaaaaataaataaattatcatCTATGTTCGAATTATTCCCAAATCAGGTCCACATGATACAAAATAATGGAGGTTACATAGAAACTGAGATCATTTAGTTTAAAACTGTTGCAACTTTGAATTTCTCAAGGGAAGCTTTGTGTTTGAAATGAAAGGACCAATCAATTGAAATAGAATCAGAGTTCTGGATGGAAGTCTTCTCAGCTGCTACAACAGTAGCTCATGaaaccattttctgaacttatagctcatgaaaccattttctgaacttatagTTCAGTTTTTAGCCATATCTACACTATTGGGTTCATGATTCATCTATTGAAATATAATTGTGCTTTTAGTATTTCTTATATAATACTAGCTCTATTAGAAGTCTGAAATTTCTGAcaatttttccttcaaattttgCAGCTTATCTCTCTGTCTGGAAGAAGCTGGTGGCAGTAGTTTTGCAGTCCCTATAGATATTGAAGAACATTGATTTATAAGGAGTTTGAGCAATATATTTGTATATTTATTCAATTTCCTGGTACCACAGCAATGGCTTAATATATAGTTGAAGAGAATTCTTTCCCATCTCCGGCGGATCATTGTAATTATCCAGGCAATATGATAGTTGAGCTGTTTTCTGTGAGTGCGATTATctattcctttcttctttctttagcATGTGTCATATGTTAAAACAGCTAAATGCCTCTTTGTTTGAGGAAGCAGCAGAATGAGTTTCAACCTACTGCTGTGTATTAGTCAGTTTATATTTAAGCAAAAACTGTCAATGACAAACTGCTTTCGCACAAGCAAACTTGTGAACCTAATCTTTGCAAAGTAGCTTTCCAGATATTCAATCTTACATATTCTCTAGCAAGAATGTCTTCCTATCGGCTTTTTGTTTGTGGAAGAAATCATTAGAATAACAAGAATGAtttttaacttatatacactgtCTATAGAATTTTTGCAATATCATTGTGTTTTAACTAGTTGTAGCCAGTTACCTGTTTATTTTCTAGATTTCTGATCTCATTTATTATGGATATTGTTTAAATAACTTGATTGTGTAGATCTCTGTCACTCTTAATTTACAAAAGTTAAACTTGAAAATTATACTAGAGGGGGAAAGGTCAGGTGTATGCCTCATTTTCATGAGCCTTCCCCTGTTTACCGTCTTGACCATAACCAGCCACCACCGTTTGAAATTTGACCAAATGCcaaaagtagcctctttttctaAAGGAAACTAGATGGccccgtgctgcgcacggaccCAACATTTCGGATTAtaatgtatctatgtatatgtagttgtgtttagataatgataatatatatatatatatatatatatgtatatatatacatactatgtttaaaatacgattaatataacattgtagtttgtgctccgtatctaaaactttattttattcatgtttgctacgaaaatttattaatactttttaaaagagaatatttgtttaaaagaaaactattttcttttctttgagataaaataatagcaatatttaagcatcagttgatactttcaattttaattcgattaatttaaaagtgtaaaatacttattatttttatcaaattttgatttggataattctaattattaaattaattttacatgtttgaaacgaaacaaagtagaaattaattttctatttaaacgaagaaatgctattttttaatttttggtaaatattctcggtttaactcattttgcttgtcatgttgtcttttgcatggttttttaaggaaacacgaattagaattataatttgacaaatttatcttattcattatttgatcttcatttgatattaatctcttttcacatttattagagtaagaataaaaataaaaaagtaattaaattgtatgttattttttaaatatatatattttaagtatatttattttagtaaacataataaataaatgacatggcggaatagaaaaatacaacaattaaatattttgaagacaagtaataatatgaggttcATGTTTTTTGcagtgcaataatttcatttgctctcactaatgagttaatatgcatgtggcaatgaatccactattattgacttgatggggatactttaggaatcatatgaatattgtttgattttttattatatgggatgcacgttttttttttcttgacgttgcctttttttttttaatatggggtccattttttttcatgagtttgaagaAGGTGGaatccacttttttttcatgagtttggggagggtggggtccaccctttttttttaagagtgactgtcgacgaagcatgggtaaaccgatgcttctatatagtagataaataaaaatataataaagtatttctatctactttttaaaagagttggtaatataaagtataaaaagtcctttttttgccttaaataaaaaagtgggtgggaccacaaaggattttttttactcttaaataaaaaaataggaccgaacacggacaaCGATGTTGCCTCTATAaactggctcttctatatagtagtaatagtaaaataatacatataatttttttatcaaaatttgatttggataattctaattcaaattattatattaattttatatgtttaagatgaaatgaagtagaaatttgattttctatttaaatgaagaacttctattttttaatttttagtaaatattttttgtttaactcattttacttgtcatgttgttttttacatgttttttaaggaaacgtcaattagaattattatttcactaatttaccttattaattatttgatctctatttaatattattttttcttttatgacattaatctcttttcacatttattagagtaaggaaaaaaaatgaaaaagtaattgaattctatcttattttaatatataagtattttaagtgtgttgctgtacaataatttcatgtgcttccactaatgggttgatacgcatgtggcaatgaatccatcattattaatttaattgtttgattttctaagcactttttttttaacattgtttgtttttttaatatgagattttttttaatattagttgttgtttaatatatatgggcccacatttttttcccaagagtttggatgtggtgggttccacttttttttttttttttaatactggttggtgtttaatgttacatccggcatttttggcatattcaaaaaatttgagataacttgacttgtaatgaataaggccatatttggaccttgcttggtatgaatgtgtaggttatgagtacgttggtgtggaagtgttggagaaggccaagggcaaaaattggaatttcgaaaatttgtttcgggaattttgAAATAAGAATTTGGatcaattgggctcaaaagataaaatgaaaaatttaggcccaaattgAGGGGTGGTGGCCGGCCACATggtggccttggcccaaacccatgataattaatcacatgattaattATATAAGGGAGCTTAAgccttagaagcttcaagaaaacaaaggaaaaatcaagaaaaaaaaaaaggaagagcaaTTCGGCcctagagagaaagaaagaaaaaaaaaagaaaaaaattcttggagcttcaatcttgattcaaGAATTGTAATTTTGTTGTAATCTTaccaagtgcaagattctctacaacttggtataattatcttgccaagaggacaacttttgtagcaagtgaagaacttgaagaaaaggtaagaatcaatccattttcttatgttatgaagtttgatttatgttgtaatatgtagaaatgagaagaacttgtaaaaatatggaagt
Above is a genomic segment from Lycium barbarum isolate Lr01 chromosome 12, ASM1917538v2, whole genome shotgun sequence containing:
- the LOC132624146 gene encoding uncharacterized protein LOC132624146 → MEAVKKAYAEIILNMAKEAAARVMTSEKKALKYQQDLHSTKEEALRMLLRLKSMTDAKTTGAESLSQNQQRRIDELEAQLNEAERLIIDLRAELRDLHEQLNEAKNKHFHHLRPHGKEDLVCRNNNMPKSKLNNKLADMSDITLCNYSKDNQNEPEIYQNGWCAVEMSLADESLHSGDDPSFPIEVTKVTEPSGRDAGAHSVPSSKKLDDLVDKEPVKGQASKQRPYTFRGKRRRKARYGKTKTSSCLLPVRRRSIRKRRVNYLTVSCPALLSHSSHSNQPMRPGQQCPSFSNSKSNTVECTVKSTKLGDEGGSAEGTGVQALSSDFNAENKVCRNFVCADNDAHEDKGLIDVSVMVEEGNGKPLLNFGILPVESVLGVAKESEGSKESPLQGNNKTHLKYTFSRKRKKDNLLNTNENPYPESSMKKRSSEIENIDPILQDSKSVKDSPLRSKQLVQVARQLISLSGRSWWQ